A DNA window from Luteolibacter luteus contains the following coding sequences:
- a CDS encoding phage tail protein, whose protein sequence is MRRCSRQSSRCQAPKLYLRSPIESPTTVVMISVKSYIADVTRGLTELQRTVIPRVTQQALNKTGEAVRSRTQSDLAEEMKLRAKSALKQIVVIHKAVRLSGQVEVTVSDRKGLGLEATENTTVQVFFRGKGKSKRQVSQVFFKGKQLDGTFRIKQIGSLKKGIFKKGEGRYPSGNQRVTRLFTYQATQEFFHAKIDRIQDRIAPRRFEKEFDAALANELRKRGF, encoded by the coding sequence ATGCGACGTTGCTCTCGGCAAAGCTCGCGCTGTCAGGCCCCGAAACTCTACCTCCGCTCCCCCATAGAATCACCAACCACAGTCGTCATGATATCCGTTAAATCCTACATCGCCGATGTTACCCGCGGCCTGACCGAGCTTCAAAGGACAGTCATTCCCCGCGTTACCCAGCAAGCCCTCAACAAGACAGGAGAAGCAGTCAGAAGCAGGACCCAATCTGATCTGGCCGAGGAGATGAAACTAAGAGCGAAGAGCGCCCTAAAGCAGATCGTCGTAATTCACAAAGCTGTACGCCTGAGCGGTCAGGTCGAGGTGACCGTCAGTGACCGGAAGGGCCTGGGTTTGGAAGCCACCGAAAACACCACGGTTCAAGTATTCTTTCGCGGCAAGGGCAAGAGCAAGCGGCAGGTCTCTCAGGTCTTCTTCAAAGGGAAGCAGCTCGATGGAACCTTTCGAATCAAACAGATTGGAAGCCTGAAGAAGGGCATCTTCAAGAAAGGTGAAGGCCGATACCCTTCGGGCAACCAGCGGGTGACCCGGCTCTTCACCTACCAGGCAACCCAGGAATTCTTCCACGCCAAGATCGACAGGATTCAGGATCGGATAGCGCCTCGCCGCTTCGAAAAGGAGTTCGATGCCGCCCTCGCAAACGAGCTGAGGAAGCGTGGTTTCTGA
- a CDS encoding MarR family transcriptional regulator, whose translation MKEKPPFIPAWLDDLPLTAQQMRVLVHLWRRGRTYSNASTIASICRLKRETVFSVLKELETAGLIRRESRPGQTTLIEPVSPNGTGSEINPSPQTGQVSADLFPQTGREVSPESGRVEENPSPQTGRHPSPQTGHKGTPSKVPPKKRKSTSKLSDADWIDSLRKDPSFEGLDIDGEIERASVWIARHPGRSLTRRFITNWLSRADRPLNLQAAKTAEQSSEDQIGDRTGTFIPIEE comes from the coding sequence GTGAAGGAGAAGCCGCCATTCATTCCCGCTTGGCTGGATGATCTCCCTCTCACTGCTCAGCAGATGCGTGTCCTCGTGCACCTCTGGCGCCGCGGTCGGACTTACTCCAACGCATCGACCATTGCCAGCATCTGCCGGCTAAAGCGTGAGACCGTCTTCTCTGTCCTGAAGGAGCTGGAGACGGCTGGACTCATCCGCCGGGAGTCTCGTCCGGGTCAGACAACGCTCATTGAACCCGTATCCCCAAATGGGACGGGTAGCGAAATCAACCCGTCCCCCCAAACGGGACAGGTTTCTGCCGACCTGTTCCCTCAAACGGGACGGGAGGTGTCCCCCGAATCGGGACGGGTCGAAGAGAACCCGTCCCCCCAAACGGGACGACACCCGTCCCCCCAAACGGGACACAAAGGAACTCCCTCTAAGGTACCCCCTAAAAAGAGAAAGAGTACAAGCAAGCTCTCAGACGCCGATTGGATCGATTCGCTTCGAAAGGATCCTTCATTCGAAGGACTCGACATCGATGGGGAGATAGAGCGCGCGTCGGTGTGGATTGCCAGACATCCAGGCAGAAGCCTTACCCGTCGATTCATCACGAACTGGCTTAGCCGAGCCGATCGGCCCCTGAACCTTCAGGCAGCAAAGACAGCGGAGCAATCTTCCGAGGACCAGATCGGGGATCGCACAGGAACCTTTATCCCAATCGAAGAATGA